One Pomacea canaliculata isolate SZHN2017 linkage group LG1, ASM307304v1, whole genome shotgun sequence genomic window, GTGCAAGAGTCAAGGACACTTTGACTGACGAAGAGTGGGATGTAAAAGCCAAGTGTGTGATTAATGCCACTGGGCCTTACACAGATCGAATTCGCATGATGGCAGATGAGTGTACCCCCAAGATCTGCCAGCCTAGCTCTGGAGTTCATGTGGTGCTTCCAGATTACTACAGGTATCTGTTTCTGCTTATCAAAAGCTGCTGCAATGCACTTGTTTACTTTAGGAAGCAACAGATTTCAGAGCAGGTTGCTGTCTGCTGTTGAATGTCAGAAAATATGCAGGTGAAAGTTCACAAActgacatacattttttttttcaagacaaaacAAGTTAAAACATAGACTTAAAAACCAATAGCCTCATGCACTCCAAAGACTGCATTTGTTGACTAATTGATTCCTCAGACATAAAATCGTTATAAGAAAACTAGTTtttgagaataataaaaatactgcaactcatgcttttttttggcaaagtttagacattgttttttttgtttttttgtttttttttttttggttttttgttgtttttgctgcatCGAGGTCATTTTATAGGGCATCCTTTGCCTTCTCTGcagtttttttccaagtctgctttgctCTTCCAGCTCTCCTCTTTCCCTTAGGGTTTCAGTCAAGTGCTGCCTgacaatggtgtcagctggtttatGCAGgatgtgtcctatccagccccatttttttatttttgatgcctTGGCTAggggcattctggttggttcttttccactggctgctgttggagatcttttcaggccatcttattcccagaatatggcataggtaTCGGTTGGTAAAcgtctggagcttgttgatggtgtttgtcactctccaggtttcagaaccatacagtaggacagcttttacattggtgttgaagatgtggatTTTACTGCGGAAGGATCATGCCGGAGTTTCAGATGGGCGgtaggctgttaaaagcatgcctgaccttgttgatgcagcttttgatgtcatcatccactCTACCGTcattgttgacaatgctccccataTACACAaagcgatctgtttccaggatgttctctccttgaagttggattgggagttcctgctttttattgattctcatcacttcggccttttttctgttgacctttaagccagtcttctccattttctctgctagcttactcagtttggtttgtgcctGTTGCTGCCAATGAGATAGAACACTAATGTCATCTGCCAGACTCTGAGACTACAGCAGTCCTTTATCACATGTTtgtcacatcttttttttttttgttgttgtttttgtccaCTTGGTATGCCTACATGTATCACAGTCACTGGCTTTCTTTCATGAAAGAGTTTTTGAACATGTCTGCTTTCTTGAATCAGCCTGAAACTGTTTTACATTGATGGAAAGTAAATGATTCTTGCCCCTAGAAATTTTCTATATGATTCAGGTCAATAGCTATCGTTTAAGGGGGGATATGAACAATGATCTGTGCCAGTTTATATTGTTCTTTAGTGTATAGATCTTTCTTTTGAATCATAGTTTTGCTAATCTGTTGCTGCATATAATGGGAGCTAGATAGACTAAGATAGAACCATTCTCAGTCTGTATGATACTTTAAAATTTCTCATTTGACAAtgtgataatttaaataaaaagtcgACAGAGATATGTGCTTCATCACAGAGAGAGCTAATAAGTAAGTGAATCATTTTAACACACTAAACACTTAATAGATCACTAACTGCAAAAGTTgggttgtttttaatttttattttttttttaattattgtcatAGTCCAGAAAACATGGGCTTGCTGGATCCAGCCACTAGTGATGGTCGAGTGATCTTTTTCTTACCATGGCAGAAAGTAACGGTAGCAGGTATGGCATGCATGATCTTAACTTGTTATCTTGCCAGTCCTTCCTTTCATGCTCCACTTTTGTGGCAGAAGGGATATATCCCAACAATATGTACTCTTTTTATGTCACCATCTCTGCCTCACTCAACATTTTGTTGTATAGCAGCAAGCTAACGAGTTTGGACTGAAATTTATATGTCTATTTATTGGTTACACAAAAACTGAGAAAGTCCATTTTTCATTATCTTGCTGATTAGGTGCAGTGATTTTATttcaagaggtttttttttttttaaaggttaaggtcataaaaaataaaattttattctgtCATTAGTTAAAAATgggttgttattgttttttttgttatttttttttcaccatatTTGTCTAGGAATAAAAGTCTACTTTAGAGTAGGGTCATCTGCTTTGAACGACATTTCGCTGATTCAGGCTTTTGTctttaaatcagttttaaaataattctgttctAGATGCATTACTATGGATGCAGTTTCAAGCTAAACTTTGAGACAAATATAGCTAGTTGATTtgaattgtttttacttttattgcagGAACAACTGACACTCCCTGCCAGGTAACAGACTATCCCCAGCCCACTGAGTCTGAGATTCAGTTCATtctaaatgaaattaaaaactacCTTAGTTCTGATATTGAAGGTGAGTGATGTGTTCTCAAACTGGAATTGGTCTATATGTTgctttctcattttaaaaagaaatgtatgtaatctccattttgtttgtttgcatagTGGATTCTCTAGTCTCTTTCTTATTCTAAAGCTGATATGAGCAATGCGTAAATATGGCGATATTTTTGTGTGAGTAAAAAGTACAGTTTagcttgacttttttttttttttttaatgacacattTCCTGTCAtcattagaaataatttttaaatatattggTCTCTTCCACAGTGACTTAGCAAATAGAGAGTTGAGCATAAAATCTATCAGTTTCTCTCATGCAGTTCGTCGTGGTGATGTGCTGTCAGCTTGGAGTGGTATTCGTCCTTTAGTGATAGACCCTTCCAAATCTGATACCCAGTCAATAGCCCGAAATCATGTCATTGAGGTTTCTCCAAGCCGCTTGATCACTATTGCTGGTAAGGCCATCATTATAACTTTGAGTTttcaataattaattttatgaatTGAAAATGATGCACTTAACTGCTATAGATTGAATCAGTGGAAGTATGTGATGTTTGTATGTCAGAGTTGCAGTAGCACTTTATGGAGTACATTATAAATGCACATCAGCCAGCATGTGCTAACATCTATCCCACTGTGTATGTGAGTGAAGCTGCTTTATTGTGGACTGGTTGTTGCTTTTGTAATGACTAAACAAAGAACAGTAACTCTTGTACAGgaaaacctctttattaagaccttcctgATTATGACCGCCTTTTAGTTATGACCCATAAATTTTAACGGGCTTATTTTGATATATAAACATCATTTCTGTTACAGATACCTCCCCAATCTGACTTATGACCAACAGTTTATGCTCTATTAGATGTTTTTGCAAAAGTtgggtgttaaaaaaaattaagtacattttaaaatatactgcttctggctggctgcttgctcTATATTAAGATTTCTTGCAGAAATCCTGTAATATAAgcatattttgaaagagactgcttgttctGTTGGTCACCTGTCATTTTGACCCAAACCATAGCATTCCATTCTACCATATCATCCCAACACAAGTCAAATCCATCCAGACGagtagctattaatgtcaaTTATTATCAACAGAGCCATGCATTGTTCAGCTACTGTCAtgctaaacaaaaatatctccTTTGCACCACATgttcagagaacaaatcacacaatgatGCATAgctggttttcttttaaattgttgcttttttggATACCGGGTGAGTTGttgcaaaatgtatttgtctTCAATATTCTTTAGTTTTTAAGTCCTTATTAAGTGTGCAGAGGTTCAGTTACTATGAAATGGGGATTACTCTATGGCAATCATTTAGCCTGGGCCTGGTCAATTTTACTTTCGGTGTTGGGACAATATGTGTTCTTATGCTGGATGGGTCATGGAGGGTTTAATTCAACTCAGAGGTGAgaaatcactttaaaaatataaatagtgcattttaaaagaatgtctTTTTCTGCcaacttttaaataatgaatgatgggtgtttgaagtcatggtttatggaatgaaagcagactggttgatgTCCCTACTTTGACCCCCTCTAAGttatgacctgattttggtggatttcaGGAAGTCTTAATATGGAGGTTTTACCGTACTTGTGTTTACACTATCGTGTAATTTCCTGTGTTCACATCTGTTGCACATGGCaatttgtatttgtgtaggCGGCAAATGGACCACGTACAGGCATATGGCAGAAGAAACAGTGGACCGGGCTGTAAAGGTGTGCAAGCTCAAGCCCACATGTGCCTGCCGTACAAAGGGGCTGTTATTGGATGGGGCTCATGGATGGTCACCCACTCTCTTCATTCGCCTTGTGCAGGACTTTGGACTTGAAAATCAGGTGACAGTATTTTGTTCCTCAGTCCTGTCAGTGCGGTAAAACTACAGCAATCCTTTACTCAACTTTCAATTGCAGCATGTTTTTTGATCACAGTATACATGCTTTGAAATACAAACTGTGTATTGATCGCAGGGATTTGAATTTGAGTAAATGCATTCAAATAAGCTCTTAAACAAGTGGGCCCAAGTGCATGAAACTTAAAGATACGTCACACAAATATTACAGGACTCTATAAATAAGCATCACTCCTGTATCTTTTCAAAGActcaagaaaatctttttttttttccttaaaaaagttaggtgtttaaattaaaattaaattgttccATTCTTTTGAAGCTGTATGGGTATGAGATCATTTCATTTATAGTATGTACATGAATATTGTCTGAGAGGCTTTTATTATATGCTGGTAGATCAAATTATTATTTGGATACAAGCAAAACTCCAACCTTGTGTGTTCAATGTTTGGCAGGTAGCCCAGCATCTTGCCAACACATATGGGGATAAAGCTATCATGGTAGCTAAGCTGTCAAATCTAACAGGCAAGTGCTGGCCAGTTGTGGGCAGACGACTTCATGAGGAGTTTCCATACATTGAAGGAGAGGTtagtctttttttgttgtttgttttatatgtgGATATGGGTATTTTTGTGTGAACTTAAAGCAGAATAAATGTTCAGTATTGTCAAAACAATTGTATACTTGATAAAAGTTTGACTATTTTGCATCTAAAGATCATTCCAAGTAAAactgaaaaccattttttttctctgcatttaactttttttttttaagtggtaaGTAAACTAACAATTAAGCCTTGAATGATAGATACTGACTTTCTGAAAGACTTCCAGTTAACAATTTCAGGTTGCAAAAGAATCATTTACTTGTTATAGTTTCCTGTTCACATTTCTGAGCCAGTTCATGAAGAAGGCTAATTTGCATACGCTTTCGTGAAGAAAAAGTAACTGACCCTAGTTTGTGAGGTAGCAAGACCCATTTGACAAGAAATGTCAAGTGATGccagaggagagagggaggagggatgtTAGCTGATGGCTAATATGTAAATGTCAGGCTTGTAATCTGTGAGATGCTGGCAGTCTTCAATCTGTGGAAAGGCATACTTTACAGAAAGGAGGCAAGCTTATCTTGCATCCTTTTTTGTGAAAACAGAATGCTCAGTAGGGCATTGGCAGCCAGGTGGTGTGTGTACAGGACAGGAGTTCATAGTAGCCTTGGCCACATGAGATGATGGTCTCGTGGTTGTCATGCATTGTTTTGCCACTGCTGTCCTGGGAGTCTTGTTGCCTGACTCAAGGGTGGGAGTGTGGATGGAACACAGCAGCAAAACCTGCCATCCCcagaaaatttagaaataacCTGAAAGTATCTGAACTGGTAGTGTCAGCACACACATTTGGATGCTTGAAAGGGAGTTGGCGGATCACTTAGAGAACAGGTTAGTAGTGGACTCTGTTTAGAAGTACTACTCAtggaaaagatgtgtttttaatgcatgtaTAATTAAAAGACTCAGTGGTGGGTAAGGGGTAAATATAAACACGGAGGGAGTTCCACTGCTTTGCCACACCTTAACTATAAAGCCATCATAATTTACAAACAGTGGTTGGGGTATGGGGGAAGGAAATTCTGAGAAATAGAATGATCACCTTCAAAGAAGTTAAAGCAGAACAGGGACAACTTGAACTCCTATGAATGTGATCACAACCAGTTCAGAGGATGGAGAAGAGGAGTAACTTAGTCCTTTTACTAAATGAAGTTTGGGAATTGGGTATGCAGGGTAGCCCAGGAGTAAGGAATTACAGTTATCAAGCCTTGATAGAATGAACACAGAAAGAGCATTAGCAGTTTGTCGAGAGAGAACAATGAGGATGGCACTAGTCTTAAGGAGCGCTTGTAGTAAGCAGACTGAAAACTGCAACTTGTCTAAGGTCAATGCAGCAGTGACAATGAAGCCAAGATTCTAACAGATGACACAAAGGGAACATTGGCCTGACCAACATAAGACAATTACTTCCTTCCTGTTGCATCAGCTTTTAGACTGTAAAATAGAACTGGTCAAAATCTGGTAGTGGCCTTTTAAAGGTATGCGGGATGAGTAATCCAGGGGAGGTAATTGGCCAGGTATGCTACACTTTGCTCTTGTGTTCTTAGTGAGAGAGGGAGCTCTATAGCTAATGCTTTAATTGATAGTAGAGTAACTCCTCTGGTCATGTCCTTGCACTGTGAAGAAAGATCAaatgaatgaagaaacaaaacatgaagatgGAAGTACTGATGTGACACAACATCACACAGTGTGGTGATAGCTTTCTTGTACAAAGAATACAGTAAGATCATGCAAGGTGAAGAATGTAGAATTTGAGTACATCTTCAACCACTTAGCAAAAGTGAGATCCTCCCACTCAGTGACTTTAGACTGGGTCTAAATATaaattgctttttgttgttccATCGCCTCATCAAGGCATCCAAGTAAAGAAGTTGAAGCAGAAGAGAGCCATTACATCATGTAAACTAGTGTTTACAAAGCACCACTATGTGGGCTTACACTACTATATTAGGCGGTACCTTGTATTTAGTTTAAGGTAGGGCAACAAATCAATACTCAAATTGTAAATTGACTGCAAACGATAAATCGCTGAAAGTGTATACTTGCTTCAGAAGAGCACTAGTGATGTCTTTCAATAACAAAACATAGCAGCCTTCATGAACTGACCCTGAGCTGTGTTTGATATGCGATTGTAAGTAAATGGTTCTCTTGAAAGCTAAACTTTtaagtgaaaatgttttagcATGACAGTACTTAACTTGCCATTCCTTATAAATggtgaaatttctttttaaaaataatattttttttttataggtgaAATATGCAGTTCGAGAGTATGCTTGCAGAGCAATTGATATAATTGCACGAAGAACAAGACTGGCATTCTGCAATGTTCATGCAACTCAGGAGGCATTGCCAAAAATTATAGATATCATGGCCCAGGAGTTAGGATGGGATGAAACCAGAAAAAAGGTCTGAGCCTTTTAGAAATTTCACCTTATGCGCTTTTCTTCATCCCTGATTTTAAGAGATGTGGGAAGAAAACTAAAGGGTTAAAATGTCATGATTATAGATATTGTAGGGTTTTCAtggtaatttattttcatcataaatTTCAAGCGGAAATAGGACTACTTCAGTTTTGAAATTGTTTCCCATTTGTCAGCTTATGTTGTTCAACCCTTAACCCAACATTTTAGCAAGCATAAGACATGCATTTTGAAACATTCTTAAAGTATGACCACCTAGGCAAGAAATGGCCAACCATGATGGCTGTCTAACCAGACCAGATAcaataagtttattttattaacctGTATCCATTAGGAGTGTTGGAGGTCCatgatgttgaagatgtttttttattttatgatttttatatatatttgcaggATGAATATTGCAGAGCTGACACCTTTTTGCGACGAGAGATGGGCCTGGATATCAAACATAGCATGTGCACCCAGCAACAGCTTAACTTCACTAAGGAAGAAATTAACCAATATGTGAAGCGTTTCAAGTCTCTAGATTTTGACAACAAAGGCTTCATCACTATTAATGACTTGAGAAGCTATTTTGAGGTTGgaatggatttttaaaacacaaaatttatttttgaagtgaaGGGATTAAAAACTAGTCAAATACTGTTTGTTTAGTCTCAATCAAagtatagatatatacacactgtTATGTGCGCTTATGCACTTTGATTATATTTTATGGATTACTGAAAAAAGCTGTGCTTTAAGCATAGCAATAAAACATAGTTCTTTTGTTACAAGTATGTATAACGAGAAGCTAACTAGTGAGAAATAATCTAAAAAtgtagaatatttttgtttttgtttccccaACTGCAGAAAGTGGGAGAGTGTGTGTCAGAAGACCAGATGCATGAAATCCTCAATGAGGTGGATCTCAATCGCAATGCTCAAGTTGACCTAGGAGAATTCTTGCAGGTAAACTTAAATATCTGAtcactttgatttttttatttatgttccaCACGAAGAAGAGTATGACAACAGCTTGACTATCTGAGACATCACATGATAAAATGAATTAATATCATTGTAGCAAGTACAACTAAGCAGCTCAATTTTATCAAGGTTATGGATACATTTTagcatcaaaacatttgttgCATGCCTGAGATGGAAAGCTGAATATATAGATAAAAGGGCTGTctgaaaaatgttacatttgCAGTCCATGTACTTGAGTGTTGTGGGagatttcattatttcaagGGCATTTATCCACAAAAGTATCAATTTTAAAGGCTTCATTCATTTCTAAAAGGATAGAAACATACACTCTTTAACACAAAATGAGTGGGgtgaataaaaagtaaaatgcatatttttctgtgcatgacTGATAGGTGCAATAGCAATAGTTATGTCACAAAAACATGCTAAGAGggaaccctttttttttttttttaaatttaacaacaAAAGATTGTGTTAAATTTGTCAAATGATACAATGTAATGGAATGCCCTAACATGAGGTACCATGAAAACCAAAGTTATCTTTGCTCCAACCTTTAAACTGTCTAGAAATATTTCTCCTAGACgttcaacttttgtttttagatCACATGCTCCTCTGAGTGTGTACTCATCGGAGTTAGTGAAATGTTGGGGACTTTTTGAGAGTGAGTGTATGGGCTTACTAACATGCAtttatgtatgtaaataatCTTTATGTTGGTTAGAGAATGTAAAATATGAGTATTCACCTTTATGTCAGTTTTGCTTATATGGGAAGGTATAACATAACATGGGATTTTTCTGTAGCTTCTGAGTGCATTGAAAAAACGTGCTGATGAAGAGAAACCAGAAGGATGCCTGCACATGCTATCATGTTTTCTTAGAACTGAACGATGAACCACCAGAAGATTTAGACTGTATATATCCTCCAAAGAAAAGTGGTTGTGGTGCTCCTGAACCTTATGTTGCTCCTGTTAatgttcctcctcctcctaaaCCCATGAAATATGTTAAGCCCCCTGGTAAGAGAAATCGGCATCCAGACTCCTGACTGTGAAAGcgcaaatgtttttttaacgTGAATAAACACAGCAAATTTCGCTAACTTGGTTGCTTCCTGGCACCCTTTTCAAccgaaaaaaggaaagaactaaaaaaaggaaaaaaagccaTTGGTGTTTAGTACCCCTGCTCGATTCTGACAATCCTGGCAGCTGAGGTTCTTTGATAGAAAGTAGTCTAAGTACTATTTAGAATGTGTTCTCAGAAGCCAGACTCACAAGTTTCAGGCCTAGAATACTTTTAAGTACTCTCTTTCATGCATCAATATAATTTTTCAAAGAGTTGCTTTGTATGCAATATACAATGCTccaatttccagaaaaaaaaaggaatatgtATATTGGCATTAGACTTGCACTGCTAGTGAGGGCATCCCACTTACCATCCCACTTTCTGAAATGAGATAGGAAGGGCGTTCCTCTACCTAAAGATGCTGATCCATCTTGCCCTCCCAACCTTCTACCCATCCCTTTTTAAAGATATGCCAGAACACTTAGTAAATGAATCACCACTTCAATCTGAAAATATTGCACTACATGGAGTAGAAAACACCCGGACATGAAAGTGAAGATGGGATCAAATGTGAGCAGTATGTTGGACCATGAAAGTTAGAggggtttttttggttcttttttttatgtttgttttggtttttttgttgttttttttgttatcttttgttacattgagatctgttaaatattttgctttacagtctttgttacacacacacagctttccAGTTACGATTACTAGTTCCCTGTGAAAAGTTAAGAGAGAGGCTTCCGTTTTATGTCAAATTTTCCTCCTGAATTTTTCTAGGAAaatttttgtggttttatttaggcatatttttaaaagattttcctataaaaatattatttctattagGGTATTATAGTTGTTAAGTAGTATTTGTACTATTCCTCATCACAGAGTTGGGTCTAGCATTTTAATATTCTAGCTAATCTTGTAGCATTTTTGATTGCACTGGTCTGCTAGACTTAACAAAATCTCCACAAGTACCCAGCATGTTTCTCATGACAGTTTTTGGTGGTTGCTTTTCACACATCATGTAAAATAGTAAGCCagtataaaagaaaaaccagcATAAACTAGAtactaaatgtattttaaggGGGTTGGGGTTGTGTGCATGCACTGGCTTGCATGTGTACATGAAGTTACCCAATGGCAAACACATAATTGTCATAGACAGCTTGCATATACTGTTGTGATCATCACAAATTGTGGCATTATTTCAGATTCAGATGCTCTTTCGTGCAGCTGTTAAAAAGTCAGTGTATGTATTGGGATGAAAACATGCTACTTACAGCTTGCCTACTGGAAGATTCACATGAGTTTAGTTTGAATAACACTTCTGTCATATTGCATAGAAGTGTTTACAAACTTTGTTGTAGTTACTAACTCAGTCACATGGCTTATCtcaattgtttgtttggtgtggCGGCTTGTCTTGGATGAACAGTTGCATGTGTATGGAACCACACACCATCCCTCCTCATCCATGTCTCTcactgtgtgtgggtgtgtgcatatCCACAAGCATGcatatgtttgtgcatttgcacAAAAAATCTCTCATGCGcacggttcccagtcacttaatccccagacacttcatccccgacacttcatcccctagacttttaatccccagacacttcatgcccagacacttaatccctaaactaaatccttaactataaaaattatgaagtcagcgaaaaatttaattgaaattcaaataattcaaattcaaatcatgctattaacttcaacgtcatttgaacatctacaacattagttaaagttcatataagctagtaaatttaatgttcttcaacaatatgatatgaaaattgttcttgagtgttcgcgaggtaattgctgttaatcaatatgaaaggtaagctaatgatcggaggtacagaagacgatccattgactcatacctctctacaatgttgctaattctcctggctaattcagcgtatttcttctttggacATTTAGAGgcattaaacaatgctttacagaagaatcagtgactagaaatcacacatcacacattgctctatacagtgtggggatgacgtattctaattcaatgctttcacagaagcattacataatgctttgaaagaagcattacataatgctttataaaggattaagtgtctgggaaTGAAGTGTCGGGGAGGAAGTGtcagggattaaaagtctaggggatgaagtgtcggggatgaagtgtctggggattaaaagtctaggggatgaagtgtcggggaggAAGTGtcagggattaaaagtctaggggatgaagtgtcggggatgaagtgtctggggattaaaagtctaggggatgaagtgtctggggattaagtgactggacacccaTGCGCACACATAACACAACACCCAAGATATTGTCCTATTGTTTCCTTAAAACATGAAGCATTCAGTATCATTTTACTGTTAATTATATCATTGCCATTTTCAGTTGTTATTTGTACGTGTTTTATGCCATTATCCCTACCAGACACACCCCTGACTATCCCTCAGGTGGTGGGATGAATGTATGTCCTAGAGACACAGCCATCCCCTCAAACCCTTTTAATTAGGTGACTTGCACGCAAAAAGGCTTTGAATAGGCTGAGGTTAACAGTATACCACATCATCCCATTTCCTAAAATACAAGAGAGTTTTTAGCTGATGTCTTGACCTCACTGACATGATTCATGTAGATCACTTTAGCCAGTGTGGGGCAgttgatgataaatgttgtgCAATATTTGAAAAGTATCAGATTTTTTCCTCTTGCTCATTTTTTGCatgaattatatttttgttaactgTTGTTGGTTCCATTAACCATTTTTAAGCATGAGTAGCCTGTCAAATTCTAGATTGGATGACAAAAGAGCATGGACATTTATTATTCAGTGTGCTATTAACAAACTATTAGTACTTTATAATGCTGAAGATTACTTTCatctattaattttataaataatacttgAAATAGCATTTTGTCCCTAAGTCTGACACCTAAATAGAACTAGTGTTTATCCCAAGGTTCTGATCTCATCATTGACTTTACAAATGCTTTAAAGATGGGAACCTtaagataaaatacatttatctaGAGGGGTTGTTATATTGTCATACACAATACTTAGAAACAGATGCCAGCATCTTTACCATATCACTACCAGATCCAGAGTGTTGTTGCCTGGATGCCCACTAGTTGTTCTAATCTAACTAGTCTGATGGGAAACTATTCAGGATGTTGTGGTGGGTGACAAAAAGGAGGGCTCAGTGAGAGGAGGGGGgaaggtgtgtgcgtgtgttgttgGGAagtgggtggttttttttccacttataCATTTCTGATCAAAGGAACAAGCTACAATCTTCTTTacttttactgttatttcagcTGATGAATGCTTTGAAGATGGGAACCGTCAGCAACTCTCGGCTGGCCATGGCCGCACGGTTTAGTGTAGAACGAGAGGGCAAGACTCAACCAATCCCAGTGGAG contains:
- the LOC112563720 gene encoding glycerol-3-phosphate dehydrogenase, mitochondrial-like isoform X3, whose translation is MPPRIKLRTLKKVLYVGAAVGGSLLLTAGVYPEIASRSQSFSSTYNTISRKLGFCVIEEDQGDTIKAAEDELRLMNKPLPPRQEILNSLRDEEFDILVIGGGATGTGVALDAVTRGLKTGLVEKFDFGSGTSSRSTKLIHGGVRYLQKAIFNLDLEQYRMVKEALAERSNLVNIAPHLAVPLPIMLPVYKWWQVPYFWFGIKMYDVVSGGQVLKPSYFLTKAKALEFFPMLKKDKLMGAIVYYDGQHNDARMNVSLAVTAVRHGASAANYVEVLKLLKEEIDGREVVCGARVKDTLTDEEWDVKAKCVINATGPYTDRIRMMADECTPKICQPSSGVHVVLPDYYSPENMGLLDPATSDGRVIFFLPWQKVTVAGTTDTPCQVTDYPQPTESEIQFILNEIKNYLSSDIEVRRGDVLSAWSGIRPLVIDPSKSDTQSIARNHVIEVSPSRLITIAGGKWTTYRHMAEETVDRAVKVCKLKPTCACRTKGLLLDGAHGWSPTLFIRLVQDFGLENQVAQHLANTYGDKAIMVAKLSNLTGKCWPVVGRRLHEEFPYIEGEVKYAVREYACRAIDIIARRTRLAFCNVHATQEALPKIIDIMAQELGWDETRKKDEYCRADTFLRREMGLDIKHSMCTQQQLNFTKEEINQYVKRFKSLDFDNKGFITINDLRSYFEKVGECVSEDQMHEILNEVDLNRNAQVDLGEFLQIQMLFRAAVKKSV
- the LOC112563720 gene encoding glycerol-3-phosphate dehydrogenase, mitochondrial-like isoform X1, giving the protein MPPRIKLRTLKKVLYVGAAVGGSLLLTAGVYPEIASRSQSFSSTYNTISRKLGFCVIEEDQGDTIKAAEDELRLMNKPLPPRQEILNSLRDEEFDILVIGGGATGTGVALDAVTRGLKTGLVEKFDFGSGTSSRSTKLIHGGVRYLQKAIFNLDLEQYRMVKEALAERSNLVNIAPHLAVPLPIMLPVYKWWQVPYFWFGIKMYDVVSGGQVLKPSYFLTKAKALEFFPMLKKDKLMGAIVYYDGQHNDARMNVSLAVTAVRHGASAANYVEVLKLLKEEIDGREVVCGARVKDTLTDEEWDVKAKCVINATGPYTDRIRMMADECTPKICQPSSGVHVVLPDYYSPENMGLLDPATSDGRVIFFLPWQKVTVAGTTDTPCQVTDYPQPTESEIQFILNEIKNYLSSDIEVRRGDVLSAWSGIRPLVIDPSKSDTQSIARNHVIEVSPSRLITIAGGKWTTYRHMAEETVDRAVKVCKLKPTCACRTKGLLLDGAHGWSPTLFIRLVQDFGLENQVAQHLANTYGDKAIMVAKLSNLTGKCWPVVGRRLHEEFPYIEGEVKYAVREYACRAIDIIARRTRLAFCNVHATQEALPKIIDIMAQELGWDETRKKDEYCRADTFLRREMGLDIKHSMCTQQQLNFTKEEINQYVKRFKSLDFDNKGFITINDLRSYFEKVGECVSEDQMHEILNEVDLNRNAQVDLGEFLQLMNALKMGTVSNSRLAMAARFSVEREGKTQPIPVERSGGGV
- the LOC112563720 gene encoding glycerol-3-phosphate dehydrogenase, mitochondrial-like isoform X2 is translated as MPPRIKLRTLKKVLYVGAAVGGSLLLTAGVYPEIASRSQGDTIKAAEDELRLMNKPLPPRQEILNSLRDEEFDILVIGGGATGTGVALDAVTRGLKTGLVEKFDFGSGTSSRSTKLIHGGVRYLQKAIFNLDLEQYRMVKEALAERSNLVNIAPHLAVPLPIMLPVYKWWQVPYFWFGIKMYDVVSGGQVLKPSYFLTKAKALEFFPMLKKDKLMGAIVYYDGQHNDARMNVSLAVTAVRHGASAANYVEVLKLLKEEIDGREVVCGARVKDTLTDEEWDVKAKCVINATGPYTDRIRMMADECTPKICQPSSGVHVVLPDYYSPENMGLLDPATSDGRVIFFLPWQKVTVAGTTDTPCQVTDYPQPTESEIQFILNEIKNYLSSDIEVRRGDVLSAWSGIRPLVIDPSKSDTQSIARNHVIEVSPSRLITIAGGKWTTYRHMAEETVDRAVKVCKLKPTCACRTKGLLLDGAHGWSPTLFIRLVQDFGLENQVAQHLANTYGDKAIMVAKLSNLTGKCWPVVGRRLHEEFPYIEGEVKYAVREYACRAIDIIARRTRLAFCNVHATQEALPKIIDIMAQELGWDETRKKDEYCRADTFLRREMGLDIKHSMCTQQQLNFTKEEINQYVKRFKSLDFDNKGFITINDLRSYFEKVGECVSEDQMHEILNEVDLNRNAQVDLGEFLQLMNALKMGTVSNSRLAMAARFSVEREGKTQPIPVERSGGGV